The Synergistota bacterium genome has a window encoding:
- a CDS encoding flagellar biosynthesis protein FliR: MKPLNLQALICLGLLFLTWGIARMIRRLIETGMAPAFVIYLRVLFGFMLAMLIWLGYNTLTGKVVLSKLWGSG; the protein is encoded by the coding sequence TTGAAACCTCTTAATTTGCAGGCATTGATATGCTTAGGGCTTCTTTTCCTAACGTGGGGGATAGCCCGCATGATAAGAAGGCTAATAGAGACTGGAATGGCTCCTGCTTTTGTGATATATCTGCGGGTTCTTTTTGGTTTTATGCTCGCTATGCTTATATGGTTAGGATATAACACGCTCACCGGTAAGGTGGTGCTTTCTAAGCTTTGGGGGTCAGGATAG